In Uranotaenia lowii strain MFRU-FL chromosome 2, ASM2978415v1, whole genome shotgun sequence, one genomic interval encodes:
- the LOC129742001 gene encoding uncharacterized protein LOC129742001: KVKSQKSKVKSQKSKVKSQKSKVKSQKSKVKSQKSKVKSQKSKVKSQKSKVKSQKSKVKSQSKVKSQKSKVKSQKSKRPFLLVPAVLKSLAGRDIMW; the protein is encoded by the exons aaagtcaaaagtcaaaagtcaaaagtcaaaagtcaaaagtcaaaagtcaaaagtcaaaagtcaaaagtcaaaagtcaaaagtcaaaagtcaaaagtcaaaagtcaaaagtcaaaagtcaaaagtcaaaagtcaaaagtcaaaagtcaaaagtcaaaagtcaaaagtcaaaagtcaaaagtcaa tcaaaagtcaaaagtcaaaagtcaaaagtcaaaagtcaaaagtcaaaa AGACCGTTTCTGCTTGTTCCAGCAGTTCTTAAAAGCCTCGCAGGAAGAGATATCATgtggtga